The Rhinolophus sinicus isolate RSC01 linkage group LG15, ASM3656204v1, whole genome shotgun sequence region CTTCTCCAGCGCACTGGCACAGCGGCAGTACTCGCTGTCCGGGGGGTTGTACTCGCGGCAGTTGGCGATGACCCGCTGCAGGTCAGCCACAAAGAGCTTCCGGGTCACATAGTAACGGCTGCGCAGGCGTTCCGTCATGGTCTTCAGGTCTGGGGCAGCAGGACAGAAGGGCATGACTTTAGGAGGCCGAGGACAGTGGGTCAAAGGGGCTGTGTGGCCCACTGAAGGCAGGAGCAGGAATAGATTTGGGGGTGGAAGTGGAAGGAAGGGGTTGGGATGGAGCATCCTCACCAATGGGGAAGCGAATGACCTCATAGTAGTCAGGGGCCTCAGACTTCTTCACGGGCTCCATGAAGGGCCAGGCACTGGGGTGTGactggagaaaggagaggagaactGGGGCCAAGCCCACTGTGCCCCAGGCCCAGCTTGTGACTGCCGCCCACCCCTGACTGGGTCATAAAGCCATAAGCCATTGGCGCAGGAACCCCCAGAAGGGAGCCTGGTCTCCGCACCTTGATCTGGGCCAGCAGGTTTTTGAGGGTTGTGTAGAGCTGGTCAGGGTCTTTCAGTTCCTTCCTGGGGCAACAGATGCCAAGTCTGAGGTCCTggtccctctgcctcccccaacACCTTCTCCCTCCATACAATACTcaccccttctccttccccagcgGTTTCCAGCCTGTCTCTCCTGCaaagtggggagtggggagaacaTCCCTAAGAATGCCTGTCCACACCTCAAGCAGCatgcctcctcccccaccaagGCCCCTGCTCACGAATGCCAGGGACACTCTCCACAGGTATCTGCCTCACACCCTCCTTGAAGCAGCTGAGCCCGGGGTAGACCTTTCGGATCTGGGCCTGTTTGCGCTCAATCAGCTTCTTGATGATCTGAGGAAGGAAGGGTCTGAGGGGCCAACCCCAGCCCCAGCACCTACCCTCCCAGGGCCATTGTCAGAGCCTGCACCACTGAGTCCAGGTGCCTCCCCTCCTAAGTCCCCTGGAGGCAGCACGGGAACCAAGACCCTGGCCCCACCTCACACGTGCACGTGCATGGACACATGGTACACGTCCACACATGTGCtcatccccacacacacattccacAAAAAGCCCCATGGGTgagcgcacgcgcacacacacaaccTCCTTCTGCTTCTTGATGATGTGGGAGAGCTCCGTGTAGGGGATGCGGGGGTTCAGCTCACACTCCATCAGTGTCGCCCCCTCGTAGTCCTTGATGTAGCCCAGGTAGCGGCTCTTGGGCACCTTGATGTCCTTGGAGAAGCCCTAGGGAGTGGGAGTCATGACCTAACCCATCAGCAAGACTTTTCCAACTTTAACAGCTCCTCCCCCACTATCCCCGGTTCCTGAACCGCCTCCAGAGGTCCCCAGTACAGCACTCTGCACTTTGAAGGCTCAATCTGTCCCAGGAAAGCTTCCAGGTCAGGTGCCCCTCTCAACTCACCCCCAAGAGCCTCCCAATTCTGCCGGCCACCCCGCTGCCCTACAGAACCCCACCTGCTGGGGCAGCAGCCGGAGGAAGACAGGCAGGAAGGATGTGCCCACGGGTGCTGGACAGCACAGGGGACACAAAGGGAGGGACTCCCAGTCTATCCACACCAGGAGGCTAAACAGAATGACCCCTACCCCAGGTGGCGGGCaagtgtggggtggggtgaggcgaGGGTCACCTGCTTCTTGAAGTAGCCAATGGCATACTCATCAGCATAGGTGAGGAAGTAGAGAATGTTGTGTTTGATGTGATACTCCTTCAGGTGGTTCATCAGGTGAGTCCCATAGCCCTGCGGGGAGGAGGCAGGGCTTaccagggaggaggggcaggtcTCGGGAGGGCCCTGAACccagagaggagggggcaggttgggaaggaggtggggataCCCAGGAGATCCAAGGCAGGTAGGAAGAAAGGGGACCAGCAGAGGGGGAGAAAAGTGCAGGATGCTACATTTCTAAGTGCTCGCTCTGGGCCAGGTATGGTGCGTGGCACTTTACAGACCAATTCTCAAGTCATGAGGTAGATATTACTCTcatttacagaaggaaaaactgaaactcagCTACATGAGGAAATGCGTCCAAGGTCAGGCAGCCAGCCACGGCAGGGCCAGGATCCAAGACCAACCAGAAAGTTGCTGTCCACAGGCTACTGCTCCCTGGTCCCTGGGCCTCAGAAATGGGGGGAAGGGGTATACCAAGGACCCTACTGTCAGGGCATTTGAACCATGAGGAGACACTGTTTCCCACACATGTCAGGACCAAGGAGGCACCATGCAGATCTGGGTTATGTAAAAAGGAGAACCAGGGACTCTACAAGTGGGTCTGTTGTGACAAAGCCAGGACTATCACCCAGCAGGGCTACTGTGAAAATTATTTACTCCCCAATGTATGTAAACGTTCTCGTGATGAAAGAAATTCAGgttcatttaaaagttttactgACTCTTGGAATCCATTTGTCTGTCAACAGGCGTTTATTTAATCCAGTTATCAGAGTGTAAGTGCCACCTTGTGGGGGAGTGAGGAACTGTCTGGCCACGAAAGAAGGGATGGGGGCTGCTGCATCACCATATCCTCTGCTCGGACCTGGGCCAAACTCAGAAGCAGGTGGTAGATGGggccggggctggggctgggagcgTGCACTCACCTTGACCTGTTCATTTGAGGTGACAGCACAGAAGACAATCTCGGTGAAGCCCTGGGTAGGAAACATGCGGAAGCAGATCCCACCGATGACCCGCCCGTCCTTGATCAAGGCCAGAGTCTTGTGCTTCCTGAGGGGAGAGGGAACAGATCATAGTCCCTATCTGTCCCCCAAATGTTCCCAAGCTCCCCACAGCCCTGGAGGCCTGGGCTGTACTTGGGGCTGGGAACTGAGAAGCAAGAATTCCCAAAGTTGGAGGAAGAAGCCTGGGGAGGGGTGAACAGGCCAAGAAAGACCGGCGCCCCGGGGGGGTGCTGTGGGGTTGGGGCTCTCCTGGGACGCACGGGTCAAAGACGAGGCGGGCGATATACTCCTTGGGCATGCGTGGCAGCTGATGGGAGAAGACATTCTGCAGCCCCACGAGCCAGAGCAACACCCGCCGGTTGGCCTTGGGCGTCAGCGAGTTGCCGATGACATGGAACTCGATGATGCCACGACGTTCCTCCAGGCGGGCTGTCTCGTCCCGGGCTGCATTGGCCGACAATAGGCTTGTCTGGGCAGCAGAAGAGAAGCAGTGAGCTAGGGTCTCAGGTCCATGAGGCCCTTTCCCCCGATGGCCAGCAAGCTGGGCTGCCTACCTCAGGCCCCAGCATGGCAGCAGGGTCAGTGATGGTGAGCATGACCTCGTTGACCAACTCCATGGGGATGTCGCCCATCACACGGAGCCTCTTGGCATCCTCTAGGGTCAGGTTCTCTGGGAGCTTCCTCTTCTCACCTGCTGAAGAGGTTGGCAAGGTCTCCCAGGGACAGCAagagaggttgggggaggggtgaatggggtcagaggtcaggagtcaagtacccacctggcataGGCTCAGCACCTCCAGAATCTAGACTCAAGGAGCTGTTGCTGCCCCCACCCATGGTGGGGCTGAAGATGGGGGTGCTGGGAACAACTGCTGCACTGACTGTAGCTGAGAGACAGAAGAATCGGAGGACAGGGGTCAAAGGTGTTGGTGGATCCCCAAAAAGAGATGTAGACCCTCCAACCCTCAGGTGAGCCCTCCTGCATGTCCCCACTGCTCCCATTCACAGCGCCTCTTCCACAGCAGGGGCTGAGCTCAGCCAGGAAGGCCAAGCAGAGAGCCTGCAGAACCTGCTGTGGCACATACCTGGCCGGGGCACCAGCTGGGTCCCCTCTGAGGGCGGCATGGTGAAGCCTGACTCCCAGATCGGAGAGTTTGCTCCGTAGATCTCCTCCTCCAGCATGGACAGGAACCTGTGTAGAGGGGACAGTCTGTCCCACACTCTGTCCAACCAAGGGACCAGCCTGGGCCAGACACTGGGGCACAGGATGTGGATCAAAGAAACAGATCCTGTTCTCAGGAGCTGAGAGCCTAAGAACAGAGACAACTTCTGCCTTCAGATTAGGGGGAGGCACAGTCCTCCTCCTTCTGGGAGACCCTGATCGAAGGCAGGCGGGCAGTACAAAATCCAAGACAGACCAGAGGCCCAGTCTGCCAGTGCACAGACGAGGGAGACGGGAGCTGAACTGGCACCGTCCTGTACTGTGTGGCCAGACAGGGCACCAAGTCACACTGGTCCTCAGTGCCAAAATAGGGCCCAGAATCTACCCCTTCCTGCCACCTTATTCCCATCTGGGGGCAGAAGGGGCACTGGAGGCCCTGGATTAATCAGTAAAAGCTTCTTGAACTGGACAGCTATGAGCACGTTTAAAATGAGAAGAAGGTGTGGCAGGACAGAGAAAAATCTTACTGAAAGAACTAGGAGTGGAAACTGGTTTTACCTCAAGCGTAAACTCTGGTCTTTTGAAGTGTTGTGGTAGAAAGGATTCTGAGGCTGTGTCCAGGCCCCATGAAAACAATTAGTAATGTCTACCAGGGGTGTGGATGGGGCTAGTGTTAGCACTCAGGCCATGTACCTGCCATCCCCAGCCTAGTACACACAAAGGCAAATGCTAGCAAGTTGTGTCTGGGCCATGGGCAAATCTGCCAGGTAGATGCCCAGATCCCAGAAGGCTCACGGAGGGAGGGAAAGGACCaatccaggaagccttcctggaaaAAAGGGAACATCAGGGAGGATGTGAACTTGGGGCTAAATCACGACAGACCAGAAGGAGCCTTACTTGGGGAAGTGGGTGAGGATCAGGGTTCTCTTCTCGGGCACCAGCTTATCCTTCTCCACCCGGAACTTCTCTAGCAGTTGCCGCCGGGTAACAGTGAAGATGGAGCGGAGAAGGCTTCGGCCAAAGACATGAGTGGTCTCGTAGCGGGGGAGGCTATCGCAGCTCTGGGGCACGTGGCAGTAACAGAGCCATCTGCAGGGAGTGTGGAAGTGGTAAGTGAGAGTGGAAACCACTGAGCTCAGGCTGGGCCGACTAGCTTCCCCCCAGGCTGGCTGGGCGTACCTGGTGTAATTGACCTTGTAGGTCGCCACGTCCTCAGCCTGAGACCTCTGCCGAAATTGGGCAGGTGTCTCAAGCTTCCAGTAGTTAAGGCAGAGCAGAAACATCTTTGAGAGCTCAAACATCGTCTGCCGCTCCCGAGGAGCCAGGTGACTGAACTTGTACTGCACAAAGTTTAGCACACCCTGAGAAGGGGTGGGCAGGAGACAAAACCAGGAAGGAGGTGTGAGCAGCCAGCAGGGGCTTCTTATCCAAAAACAGAGGCTTCCTAAGGGCAGCGGCAAGGCTCTCCTCTCATTCTGAGGCTCTATGTGAAGAGAAACTGtgcccctcccacacacaccctgagGTTGGCACAACACATGTTCCCCTCTTGGAACCTCTCCCGTTCTCTGTTTGATGAGGATGGAGAACACAAGCTTCCCACTCCTCCAAATGCCCCTAACTCTCTTGCCCCCTTCTTCATCCCACCTGCTCAATATTAGGCTTCTCAAATGGGGGGCTGCCCAGAGACCCCTCCACTACGGGTCGGGTCATCTGCAGGATGCATTTCCGCAGGAgctagaggaagaggaagagggaggggtaGAGGTCAGCAGAGCTCTGAGATGCAGACTTCCCAGCCTCAATTCCTTTGCTCGCTCGCTCTCATGCGGAGGAAGCTCACCTTGAAGAGGTAGAAATAGACCTGCTTAGTGTCTGTATCCTCCTCCTTGTGAACAGACATGAACAGATTCTCCACGTCCACCACCATCCCCAGCAGCCGGTTAATCTCATCCTCTGACACATTCTCCAAGTGGGACACGTGGTCAGCTACGAGAACAGGTGGTAGAATTGGGAAGAATAGACAGAAGACATCAACAGGGCTTTCTGCCCCTCTTCATCGCCAGCTACGATACACTCTCAGTCTCTCCAACCACTATGACCAGCACTAAGACTGACTGCTCCTGTGTGTCAGCCGTTGGGTGACCCCTTGTTTCTTTTGAATTGGCagatttcctttctcctccctgggGAGATACACATTCCCAACCCAATTCTTCCTTAGAAGGCATCTTAAGAGATGAAGCTCTGCGGCATTGAAGTTGTCCTCTCCAAGCAGGACCCGGCACCTGCCTCTTCCCCGCCACCAGCTCCAAGGCACTATCTGCCTTACCCAAGGGGTGCTCACAGCTGCGGCACAGCTCACTCAGGTTGGCAGCTGGCTGCTGCAGGTCCATGCGGGGTGCAGTGGGGGGCTTGGGGTTTTTCCAGCCATTACACTTGCAGGTTTCATTGGCCTGGAGGTAGAAGGATCAGTCAATAACCTTGTACCCAAGGGACGTGGAGCCGCTTCCGAGCCAGAGCTCCCATTGCCACCCGAGCCCTAGGATGTCCCAAGCCCCGCCCTCTcaccccaggccccgcccccaccttgcAAGCCGAGAAGACCCCTAGCTTCTCAAGCTTCTTGGCACGAGGCAGCCCCCGGACTTGCGCCTTCCTCTGGCTGGCGCGCTGCTGCTGGCTCAGGCCAGGTCGAGCCGGATCCCCCCCGGTCCCGGTACCCCCACTTCCTACCCCGGGCCCCCCCGTCCCGGTGCTCCCGGCTGGGACTGCAGCTGGGGCGGGGGCTAGTGCCGGAGTGGGAGCCGGAGTCGGCGCCGAAGCCGGGCTGGGGGTAGGAGTCGGAgttggggcaggggctggggactGAAGGGGACGGGGCTGCGCGGCCGGGGCCGGGGTGGAGGCCTGGGAAGGTTCCGCCATGGCCTCCCCCGCAGCGGAGCGCGGCGCAGCGCTCCCAGCCCTAGGGCCGCATGGGCAACCGGTGCTCAGTGCGCAGGCGTCGCTGCTTCGGAGCATTATGGGAGTTGTAGTCTTCCACCGCTGCTCCCTTTGCCTCCAGCTTCCAGACTTTTCTATCCTGTCTCTTGGTCCCAGACAGCCAAGAGAAGCCCAAGCCAGCACCCCAGATTGAACCCCTCTTCATTTCCAATCTCTCTCTCGAAGGCTTCCAGGATAGTCAAGATTGCTGTCCTCTTGGGGATAAGGAGAAGCATCCCAGAAAACAGGCTTCTGGTTGCGGGACTCCCCTCCAAAGACCAGATGGTGGACGTGCAGACTCAGCGTCTGGGGTCGAGTTGACTTCCTGGTAcatctccctcccacctccatccAGTTCCTGTCCCACGTGTCTTCCGAGACAGAGTTGCAGCTACGGAGGAGATTAAGCAGCAACAATTCTAGTTCTTGATATGTGAAGTGGTTACACATGTGTAGTTCTCTTTGGAATACTTCAACTGTACCcttttgtgtacttttctgtacGTATGTTATACTTCCACAAAAAGGGTTTATTATAAAGCAGCACCAGGGGCATGGCTGTGGTCACGAAGAAGGCTGCCAAGGAGGGTATGAGGTAGAAGCAGAGAAGGGCAGAAGCCTTTCCCTACGTGTGGTAACGTCTCTTCCCCAATACCATGGGTACCTTGAGGGTTGGACCGGCGTCTTCATCTTTGTGATCCCAGAACCCAGCTGAGCCGGCCGCACAGTAGGCCCAGCATGGATAAATGAGGGAAGCCAGGAAGGCTGTGTCCACCTCCCAGTCCCCAATGTGTCACAGGTTTGTGCCTGGTCAGAGAAAGGCAGGACATTCCGAGAGTGGATGATCCAGTGGTCACATTACAGTGGCTCTGTCCAAGGGACAATCTTCTTGCCCCTAGGCCTGATTCTTGGAAGGACAAAAGCCCTGACATCTCAGTGTTATCTCCACTCTACTCTTTCCGCTCTGGGGTGGAGCCCACGTAGCCCAGCCTCTTTTAGCGTACCCGGTTGGGCTCCCTGCCGGCGATGGGGAGGGTCCCGAGAAAGGACAGGATCCAGGATAAAAGCAGCAGGGGGCGCTCCAGGGTGGCTGACAACCTGACCTATGGATGTAGGACGTGCATAGCTGGCCCCACACTGCCGAAGTGAAGGGAGCCCCACTGAACAGAGCTGAGCTGCGAGGAGTGGGAGTGGAGCCAAGCCAGAGTAGAGCCGTGCGTGGCGCAGGAGGGTCCCTCCTCTCCCGTGTCCCGCGTAGAGCGCTACACTTGGGCCTCGCGCCCTTGAACAGCAGTTGCTCACTTGGATGCAGCGGGTCGGTAGCGGTCTTCCCAACGGGAGCCAGGTGATGTCGCGGTCCCCCGGCGCAGCCCTCGCCGAACAGAACCGAGTGGCCGTACTGCCGGTGCAGCTGCTCAGGGAAGACGTGGCAGCTGCGTGGGACGATATCCAGGTGGAGAATGGTTTCCAGATGAAGATGGATGCCCACGGCTTCACCCCAGAAGAGCTGGTGGTGCGAGTGGACGGCCAGTGCCTGATGGTGACGGGCCAGCGGCAAACGGAGGGGTACAACCCGGATGGGGGGTGCTACCGCATGACAGAGAAGATGCAGCGGCAAATGCAACTACCATCATACCTGGATCCTGCAGCCATGACCTGTGGTCTGACCCCCTCGGGCCAGCTGTGTGTCCGTGGCCAGTGCCAGGCGCTGCCTTCCCCTGGAGCCCTAACAAGTCCATCTTCGAGACTCAGGAGCCCTGGCTCTAAGAAGGGTTCCAACCTAGCCTGACCCAGTAAACCACCACCCAAGTGAGCAGCAGCCTTGGCATCTGTGGTCTTTTATCAGGGTTGGGGTCAGAGGTGGAGGTATAACGAAGGTAGAGAGAGGCAAGAAAGGCACCTCAAGGTGGTGGTCCACCAAGAATTAGGCCTTTGTGGCCCTGGtggaaactgggggtgggggtcgggggagtGTTGTCCTGTTCAGCTCAGCTCACTGCTTGGACCAATATCCTCAACCTTTGGCAGATGAGAGCAGCAGCGCCAGCAGGGAGCAGCAGAGGGCCGGGAGGGCCCAAGTGTCACCTAGTTCCAGAACCGGCAGAGGGCTCCCTAGAGACCAGGGAGCAGATGGCTTAGACCTGGTGTGAGGCTGCTGCCTTGGCCTGACCATCGCTCAGTCCAAAGCTCCAGAGGTCATAGGTTTCTTCCTCTtcagggaagaggggaaggggacCCAGTCCCTCACAGGCCTGGTACAGACTAACCAAaaaccccaaagagcttttttTTGGTGTTTCAGAGACCAACTATTTTCAAACCCAGACTGCAAATCACCCCAATGTaatctgggtggggtgggggagaggcaaATGTAGGACCCTCTTCAAACTCGGTGAGATTCATTTCCAAATCAGTCTTACCCCAACCCCATGCCAGTAGCACTGGTAACCAAGGGCCTCTTTCTCTTGGTTACCATGAGCACCAGCATCTCCtcattgggggggtggggggtggatttTGTTTAACAAAATTCAGTGGTTCATTGTAAATTAACCTCAAGGAAGCTAGAGAGGATATGGTCTGATAAGCTCTGCCAGAGAAAGACAAGACAAGCGGAGGTCGATCGATCGGCTGACTATATTGACAAGATACTGATTGGTTACATGTTGAAGAAAACATAcaatacaaaatacagaaaaagttggTTCCATCCCCTCCCACTACCCCccttacccccccacccccaaaaactCATCATCGTGATTTGGTCAGAACAGGGCTCAGAGCCAGAGGTCAGTCAGGGTGACCAAGGAcgaggagggtggggtgggttgtgggCAGTGGGTTCGTGGCTGTCACAATAATGCTGTGGTTTCTCTCCCATCTGTGAATCAGgggtggaagggtgggggtggggggctgcagcCTGATGCCAGCCAGCTGAAGGCAGAGCTGCCTCTCCCTTCCCTAGCCCGAGCGCCTGCCCCACCACCCAGAACCAAGCCCACTCCAAACACGGTAAGGATATGGATGCTCTTGCTGAGTCTGCTAATCAGCAAGAGGAAAGGAGGGTAGTtgctcccacccctgcctccccatACACAAGGGTGGGAGGAACAGGGGCCCGTGGCTACGACCAGCAAAGGGAGAGTGGGAGAGCAGTAGAAAGGGCAGGAAGTGGGAAGAGCAGAAgatcatatatattaaaaaagtgACTTAAGACTTAAAATTGAATTAGTATTTGTACAGAAAGGTGCAGGTGGAATAACTCACTCCGGCCTATGATCAAAATTATATGGTGAAATCATGGTggacccctccccctgcccccgcaGTGGTGGCCCGAGGCATTAAGTGCGATTGGTTAGAGTGGATTCCAGTCGGGTCATTCAGGCGGAGGTGGGGGCAGTGGGTGGGCAAGGGGGCTCAGTTGCTGCAGCACTGGCTCCGGGTGGCTGGGTTGTTCTCCTGGAGGTCGACACCTCGGTTCCGGCCTGGAGCACCAGCTGCACTCTGGGGCTCGTTCTTGGGGAGCTTCTTAGCTGtttgggagaggagggagaaaatgtttgtgggGGCAGGCCAATACTGTTTCCCAAGTCCACCTGAATGGAATCTGGCCTTTACCACCCAATCAGCAATAAGGAACATACTGAGGGCTTCACTTCCATGTATCAGGTGCATTCTGAGTgtttcaggaaactgaggcagagagaggttaaatgacttgcccaaaccCAGAGTTAATAAGTGGTAGAAcaaggactcaaacccaggcaggATGACTCCAGAGCCAAATGGcctaaaaaaaatcctaagaagtGGGTAGGATGGTGACACAGGGTTTTAGATGGGTGGCAAGCTAAGAGGTCAGGAAATGAAATGTTGAGACTTTGGCCCAGGCTTTAGAAACTTCTGGAGTGAACTATCTATATCTGAGAGtcagatgaagaagaaaatgattttatcagaatattaaaaatggtgaaagatCTGTTGGTGAAGGGACCTACTACGGAACAGCAGGCAAGTTCTATGCCCCGATGTGGGGATGGGAGAAGAGGCAGCTCACCTATTGCCATGAAAATTTCATTCACGTTCATTGCGGTCTTTGCTGATGTCTCCATGAACAGCAAACTGTTGTAGTCTGCATAGGCTTGTGCTTCCTGATTTGGACAGAGGTGAGAAAGTGGGTGGGAGGGAAGTGTTGACAGTTGGTAGGGGCTGAGGCCCAGGATAAAAACAAATCTTCCCTGATCACAGTGCCTTCTACACAATAGCAACATTGTGCAGGGGCTTTTCAGGCTGCTAGCTCTCCTGCTCCAGGTTCCGCTGAGACATCTGGCCCCATACCCCCCACTTAGGTACAGCACCGCTCAGCTCACAAACACTGGCAGAGGTTTGACTCAGGTTTCCCTATGTCCATTCCGCCTTCTTGTTCTTCACCATCACTAGGCCAGGCAATACTTCTAGAAAGTGATCTTACAAATACCGTTGCACATTTGAACCAAAGCACAGCAGTATGTGCATGTTGACTGCAGCACAAACCACCTAGAAGCCCAGCAGTCAGGGACTGGtaaaaaaatatagtatgtaGAACACACTCCCATCTATGTAAAGAAAGGGATTCATACCCATGTGCCTATTTCTGgaaagatgagaaactgaggagctgtgggtgggggcggggagggggaagAGACTGATTTTCTAGGATTAGAgacttaaatttcatttatatacctTCTTGTGCTGTTTAAATTTTCCTACATGCTGgtattacatgaaaaaaagtatttttcaataatttcattaaaaagtcACTTTTCAGAAAAAACGAGCAGAGGCTTCAGCTCCCCGTATGCACACACACGATACCCGCCAAGGAGAGGCAGGCAACCCCCGTCGGTCCATGCTCGAGTCATGAGGACGGCAGATTGAAGCGCCGCTGCTGCCTCCCCATAGGGCCCTTCCTGAAGCCCCTGAGGGGCCTGGGGAAAGCCGAGTGGAGCTGCTCACGCCTCCCCCAAGCCCTTTCCATGCCCCCCACCTGGAATTCCACGGCTCTCTTGCTGGCCAGGTCTGCCTTGTTCCCCGCGAGCGCAATGACGATGTTGGGGCTGGCCTGCCTCTGTAACTCCTTCACCCAGTTCTTGGCCCGTGCAAACGTATCCTGGGGAGACAGGGCCAAATGTCAAAGGGACAGAGAGGCATTCTGCCCAGGCCACTCCCTGGAAAAGCTCGCGCTGGCAGAGCCCAAGTGATCCTGGTGAGACACCCCCAAACAACAGGAAATCTGCCCACATCACATCCAGGAACAAAGGTCAAGAAGGGAAAATCTTTACTGTGTTGGTGATGTCATAGACCACGATGGCAGCCTGGGCCCCCCGATAGTACATGGGGGCCAGGCTGTGATACCGCTCCTGTCCAGCTGTGTCCCAGATCTCAAACTTGACTGTTGTGTCGTCCAAGCAGACGGTCTGTGTGAGGAAGGCCGCTGTAAGAGGGAAGGTGGTGTTACCAGGCAAGAAGGAGCTCGAGAAGCCACCCCCACTTATCTCCACTCTTGCAGCTGGGCTCTGGCACTCAGAAGCCTTCTGTTGAGATGGGCACAGAAAAGCCCCCGACATGGCGGTCAAGCAGGCCTGAGCAGGGCTGGTGGAATTTCTATTTCTGTCTGTGTCGAGGGGGCTGTGGAATGCACAGACTTTACAGACCCACACTCAgcaagggcaggagaagaaggGCAGCCGGCTTGCACCTGAGCCATTTCAGGAGCACTCAGAAGAGGAATGCGGCAAAGGGGCAGCAGACAGAAAGCCCAGGGGAAACCTGACTCTTAGCTCAGCCGGGTGGGCccaccctcttcctcctcctcccttccctcagaGAGAACAGTCCAATTTCAAACCTCCCTATCCCCTCAGTGTGCTCCAGCCCAGGGCTGCCACTGGCCTTCTG contains the following coding sequences:
- the KAT2A gene encoding histone acetyltransferase KAT2A isoform X1 — its product is MLRSSDACALSTGCPCGPRAGSAAPRSAAGEAMAEPSQASTPAPAAQPRPLQSPAPAPTPTPTPSPASAPTPAPTPALAPAPAAVPAGSTGTGGPGVGSGGTGTGGDPARPGLSQQQRASQRKAQVRGLPRAKKLEKLGVFSACKANETCKCNGWKNPKPPTAPRMDLQQPAANLSELCRSCEHPLADHVSHLENVSEDEINRLLGMVVDVENLFMSVHKEEDTDTKQVYFYLFKLLRKCILQMTRPVVEGSLGSPPFEKPNIEQGVLNFVQYKFSHLAPRERQTMFELSKMFLLCLNYWKLETPAQFRQRSQAEDVATYKVNYTRWLCYCHVPQSCDSLPRYETTHVFGRSLLRSIFTVTRRQLLEKFRVEKDKLVPEKRTLILTHFPKFLSMLEEEIYGANSPIWESGFTMPPSEGTQLVPRPATVSAAVVPSTPIFSPTMGGGSNSSLSLDSGGAEPMPAGEKRKLPENLTLEDAKRLRVMGDIPMELVNEVMLTITDPAAMLGPETSLLSANAARDETARLEERRGIIEFHVIGNSLTPKANRRVLLWLVGLQNVFSHQLPRMPKEYIARLVFDPKHKTLALIKDGRVIGGICFRMFPTQGFTEIVFCAVTSNEQVKGYGTHLMNHLKEYHIKHNILYFLTYADEYAIGYFKKQGFSKDIKVPKSRYLGYIKDYEGATLMECELNPRIPYTELSHIIKKQKEIIKKLIERKQAQIRKVYPGLSCFKEGVRQIPVESVPGIRETGWKPLGKEKGKELKDPDQLYTTLKNLLAQIKSHPSAWPFMEPVKKSEAPDYYEVIRFPIDLKTMTERLRSRYYVTRKLFVADLQRVIANCREYNPPDSEYCRCASALEKFFYFKLKEGGLIDK
- the KAT2A gene encoding histone acetyltransferase KAT2A isoform X2 translates to MLRSSDACALSTGCPCGPRAGSAAPRSAAGEAMAEPSQASTPAPAAQPRPLQSPAPAPTPTPTPSPASAPTPAPTPALAPAPAAVPAGSTGTGGPGVGSGGTGTGGDPARPGLSQQQRASQRKAQVRGLPRAKKLEKLGVFSACKANETCKCNGWKNPKPPTAPRMDLQQPAANLSELCRSCEHPLADHVSHLENVSEDEINRLLGMVVDVENLFMSVHKEEDTDTKQVYFYLFKLLRKCILQMTRPVVEGSLGSPPFEKPNIEQGVLNFVQYKFSHLAPRERQTMFELSKMFLLCLNYWKLETPAQFRQRSQAEDVATYKVNYTRWLCYCHVPQSCDSLPRYETTHVFGRSLLRSIFTVTRRQLLEKFRVEKDKLVPEKRTLILTHFPKFLSMLEEEIYGANSPIWESGFTMPPSEGTQLVPRPATVSAAVVPSTPIFSPTMGGGSNSSLSLDSGGAEPMPGEKRKLPENLTLEDAKRLRVMGDIPMELVNEVMLTITDPAAMLGPETSLLSANAARDETARLEERRGIIEFHVIGNSLTPKANRRVLLWLVGLQNVFSHQLPRMPKEYIARLVFDPKHKTLALIKDGRVIGGICFRMFPTQGFTEIVFCAVTSNEQVKGYGTHLMNHLKEYHIKHNILYFLTYADEYAIGYFKKQGFSKDIKVPKSRYLGYIKDYEGATLMECELNPRIPYTELSHIIKKQKEIIKKLIERKQAQIRKVYPGLSCFKEGVRQIPVESVPGIRETGWKPLGKEKGKELKDPDQLYTTLKNLLAQIKSHPSAWPFMEPVKKSEAPDYYEVIRFPIDLKTMTERLRSRYYVTRKLFVADLQRVIANCREYNPPDSEYCRCASALEKFFYFKLKEGGLIDK
- the HSPB9 gene encoding heat shock protein beta-9, whose protein sequence is MQRVGSGLPNGSQVMSRSPGAALAEQNRVAVLPVQLLREDVAAAWDDIQVENGFQMKMDAHGFTPEELVVRVDGQCLMVTGQRQTEGYNPDGGCYRMTEKMQRQMQLPSYLDPAAMTCGLTPSGQLCVRGQCQALPSPGALTSPSSRLRSPGSKKGSNLA
- the RAB5C gene encoding ras-related protein Rab-5C; this translates as MAGRGGAARPNGPAAGNKICQFKLVLLGESAVGKSSLVLRFVKGQFHEYQESTIGAAFLTQTVCLDDTTVKFEIWDTAGQERYHSLAPMYYRGAQAAIVVYDITNTDTFARAKNWVKELQRQASPNIVIALAGNKADLASKRAVEFQEAQAYADYNSLLFMETSAKTAMNVNEIFMAIAKKLPKNEPQSAAGAPGRNRGVDLQENNPATRSQCCSN